A part of Denitratisoma oestradiolicum genomic DNA contains:
- a CDS encoding chemotaxis protein CheW yields the protein MSKKKGAEPRRAIDWNEVHGRLERARQAVESGATPDAMETARILADRARALAIPAREERQGEEIEVIEFLLSGERYGLEFTYVREVFPLVELTRLPCTPSFVLGIVNVRGEIVSVVDLRKFFDLPEKGLTDLNKVIILHSETMTFGILADVVIGVRALARDTLQASLPTLTALREEYLLGVTHDPMTILDAARLLADPHIVVEESVEA from the coding sequence ATGAGCAAGAAGAAAGGGGCCGAGCCCCGGCGCGCCATCGACTGGAACGAGGTCCATGGCCGCCTGGAGCGGGCACGGCAAGCGGTGGAAAGCGGGGCCACGCCGGACGCCATGGAAACCGCGCGCATCCTCGCAGACCGGGCCCGTGCACTGGCCATTCCGGCCCGTGAGGAGCGCCAGGGCGAGGAGATCGAGGTCATCGAGTTCCTGCTCTCCGGAGAGCGCTATGGCCTGGAATTCACCTATGTGCGGGAAGTGTTTCCCCTGGTCGAGCTGACCCGTCTGCCCTGCACTCCGTCCTTCGTGCTGGGCATCGTCAATGTACGCGGCGAGATTGTTTCCGTGGTGGATCTGCGCAAGTTCTTCGACCTGCCGGAAAAGGGACTCACCGACCTCAACAAAGTCATCATCCTGCATTCCGAGACCATGACCTTCGGCATCCTGGCCGATGTGGTGATCGGCGTGCGCGCCCTGGCCCGGGACACGCTGCAAGCCTCCCTGCCGACCCTGACCGCGTTGCGGGAGGAATACCTGCTGGGCGTGACCCATGACCCCATGACCATCCTCGATGCCGCCCGACTGCTGGCGGACCCCCATATCGTTGTAGAGGAATCGGTGGAGGCCTGA